In the genome of Bubalus kerabau isolate K-KA32 ecotype Philippines breed swamp buffalo chromosome 8, PCC_UOA_SB_1v2, whole genome shotgun sequence, one region contains:
- the TAS2R39 gene encoding LOW QUALITY PROTEIN: taste receptor type 2 member 39 (The sequence of the model RefSeq protein was modified relative to this genomic sequence to represent the inferred CDS: substituted 1 base at 1 genomic stop codon), translating to MIQTCSSSENDLSPSLVTLMLIIIGTECILGILANGFIAAINTAEWIHSKVLSTSGKILLFLGVSRIVLQSFMMLELTLSSTSPQFYNDDIMYHTFRGCFMFLNHCSLWFAAWLSVFYFVKVADFSYPLFLKLKWRISGLMPWLLQLSVFVSLGQSVLFFQNNYTMNCNNLFSLPSFNSTKKKSFAEATVINLFLFLNLGIFIPLIIFMLAATLLIISLKRHIFHMKSNATGCRDPIMEAHLGAIRAISYFLILYIFKVLALFLYMSNFFDINSPLNILCKIIIATYPVGHSILLIQDNPGLKRAWKRLQAQVHLYFKKXSLRFTLKAPAPTSSAFSSSRQLSSYLLSSPDLI from the coding sequence ATGATCCAAACCTGCAGTTCCTCAGAAAATGATCTGTCACCATCTCTTGTCACTTTGATGTTAATAATTATCGGCACGGAATGCATCCTTGGTATCCTCGCAAATGGGTTCATTGCAGCGATAAACACAGCTGAATGGATTCACAGTAAGGTACTCTCCACCAGTGGCAAGATCCTGCTTTTCCTGGGTGTATCCAGAATAGTTCTACAAAGCTTCATGATGCTAGAACTTACCTTAAGCTCAACATCCCCACAGTTTTATAATGATGACATCATGTATCACACATTCAGAGGATGTTTCATGTTCTTAAATCATTGCAGCCTCTGGTTTGCTGCCTGGCTCAGTGTCTTCTACTTCGTGAAGGTGGCAGATTTCTCCTACCCCCTTTTCCTCAAGCTGAAGTGGAGAATTTCCGGGCTGATGCCCTGGCTTCTGCAGCTATCagtgtttgtttccttgggcCAGAGTGTGCTCTTCTTCCAAAACAACTATACTATGAATTGTAACAAtcttttttctctcccctccttcaACTCCACTAAGAAAAAGTCCTTCGCGGAGGCCACTGTGATCAACCTGTTTCTTTTCCTTAACCTGGGGATCTTCATCCCTCTGATCATATTTATGCTGGCGGCCACCCTACTGATCATCTCTCTCAAAAGACACATCTTTCACATGAAAAGCAACGCCACTGGCTGCAGAGACCCCATCATGGAGGCTCACCTGGGGGCCATCAGAGCCATCAGCTATTTTCTCATTCTCTATATTTTCAAAGTACTTGCTCTCTTTCTCTACATGTCCAACTTCTTTGACATCAATAGTCCCTTGAATATTTTGTGCAAAATCATCATAGCTACCTACCCTGTGGGCCATTCCATTCTACTGATTCAGGACAATCCTGGGCTAAAAAGAGCCTGGAAGAGGCTTCAGGCTCAAGTccacctttattttaaaaagtagtctcTAAGATTCACACTCAAAGCACCTGCCCCAACCAGCTCTGCCTTTTCCTCATCTAGACAGCTCTCTTCCTACCTTCTTTCTTCCCCAGACCTGATCTGA